The following are from one region of the Natronosporangium hydrolyticum genome:
- a CDS encoding heme o synthase: MSSVTVTPTTVPAARVGAADPPTPQQPVPVPVTPRPSVGTLARAYLALTKPRIVELLLVTTLPTMILAAGGLPPIGLAVAVLVAGALAAGAANAINCYIDRDIDQLMRRTARRPLPTHTLQPANVLGFGLVLAVVSVGLMAVFANLLAAALTLGAIVYYDLIYTRWLKRTTPHNTMLGGVSGAAPVLIGWAAVTGSLAAPAWLLFAVVFLWQPPHFYALALRFKDDYARAGVPMLPVVASARRVSVESVGYVWLTVAASVALWPLGMGPVYGVAALVVGAVFVVEAHRLDRRCRQLPASELRPMRLFHVSTTYLTVLFVAVAVDAFLFS, encoded by the coding sequence GTGAGTAGCGTGACCGTGACGCCGACCACAGTTCCCGCCGCCCGGGTCGGAGCGGCGGACCCGCCGACCCCGCAGCAGCCGGTGCCGGTGCCGGTAACCCCCCGGCCGTCGGTCGGCACGTTGGCCCGCGCCTACCTCGCCTTGACCAAACCACGCATCGTGGAGCTGCTGCTCGTCACCACGCTGCCCACGATGATTCTGGCGGCGGGTGGCCTGCCGCCGATCGGGCTGGCGGTCGCGGTGCTGGTCGCCGGGGCGTTGGCGGCGGGCGCCGCCAACGCCATCAACTGCTACATCGACCGCGACATCGACCAGCTCATGCGCCGGACCGCCCGGCGGCCGCTGCCCACCCACACCCTGCAACCGGCGAACGTGCTCGGCTTCGGGCTGGTGCTGGCGGTGGTCTCGGTCGGCCTGATGGCGGTCTTCGCGAATCTGCTCGCCGCCGCGCTGACGCTCGGCGCGATCGTCTACTACGACCTGATCTACACCCGCTGGCTGAAGCGCACCACCCCGCACAACACGATGCTCGGGGGGGTCAGCGGGGCGGCGCCGGTGCTGATCGGCTGGGCGGCGGTCACTGGATCGCTGGCCGCCCCCGCGTGGTTGCTGTTCGCGGTGGTGTTCCTGTGGCAGCCGCCGCACTTCTACGCGCTCGCGCTGCGGTTCAAGGATGACTACGCGCGGGCCGGGGTGCCGATGCTGCCGGTGGTGGCCTCCGCCCGGCGGGTCAGTGTGGAGTCGGTCGGCTACGTCTGGCTGACGGTCGCGGCGTCGGTGGCGCTGTGGCCGCTGGGGATGGGCCCGGTGTATGGCGTGGCGGCGCTGGTCGTCGGCGCGGTGTTCGTGGTGGAGGCACACCGGCTGGACCGCCGTTGCCGCCAACTGCCCGCCAGCGAGCTGCGCCCGATGCGGTTGTTCCACGTCTCGACGACCTATCTGACCGTGCTCTTCGTCGCGGTCGCGGTCGACGCCTTCCTGTTCAGCTGA
- the tkt gene encoding transketolase, producing the protein MPRRPSIREGPTIGSVGLHIPHLSPSGARTVTDISTNPPLSWTDLDQRAVDTARVLAVDAVQRAGNGHPGTAMSLAPAAYLLFQRVMRHDPADPRWPGRDRFVLSAGHSSLTLYIQLYLAGYELSLDDLKALRQWGSATPGHPEYGHTPGVETTTGPLGQGIANGVGMAMAARRERGLFDPDTAAGQSPFDHHIYVIASDGDIQEGISHEASALAGHQRLGNLVVIYDDNEISIEDDTRIALSEDVSARYAAYGWHVQTVDWRAGRSAATAAEGGYQEDVPALYQALQAAKAETDRPSLISLRTIIGWPAPKKRNTGKIHGSALGAEEAAATKRELGFDPEADFPVDDEVLSHARGALEQGKSLRAAWQDEFDRWAQAAPERRELFERMAQRRLPAGWTDALPSFEADPKGIATRAASGKVLAALADALPELWGGSADLAESNNTTMAGEPSFVPADRATGAFPGHPYGRTLHFGVREHAMGAICNGIALHGGTRPYGGTFLIFSDYMRPAVRLAALMQLPVIYVWTHDSIGLGEDGPTHQPVEHLSALRAIPGLDVVRPSDANETVWAWRMALTHTDRPTALCLTRQPVPTLDRTALASADGFARGGYVLAEASGDAPAVILLGTGSEVQLCLAAREQLEADGVPTRVVAMPCQEWFREQDAGYREQVLPSGVPARVSVEAAIAMSWRDLVGDAGECVSLEHFGASAPFQEIYQQFGLTAERVVAAARRSLERVAERGDQG; encoded by the coding sequence ATGCCCAGGCGTCCCTCGATCCGGGAAGGCCCGACGATAGGCTCTGTTGGACTGCACATACCTCATCTATCACCGTCGGGGGCGCGCACCGTGACCGATATCTCCACCAACCCGCCGCTGTCCTGGACCGATCTCGATCAGCGCGCCGTCGACACCGCCCGGGTGCTGGCCGTCGATGCCGTGCAGCGGGCGGGCAACGGCCACCCCGGCACCGCCATGAGCCTGGCCCCCGCCGCGTACCTGCTGTTTCAGCGGGTGATGCGGCACGACCCGGCGGATCCCCGTTGGCCGGGTCGGGACCGGTTCGTGCTGTCGGCGGGCCACTCCAGCCTGACCCTCTACATCCAGCTCTACCTAGCCGGCTACGAGTTGAGCCTGGACGACCTGAAGGCGCTGCGGCAATGGGGCTCGGCCACCCCCGGCCACCCTGAGTACGGCCACACTCCCGGGGTCGAGACCACCACCGGCCCGCTCGGGCAGGGCATCGCCAACGGGGTGGGGATGGCGATGGCCGCCCGCCGGGAACGCGGCCTGTTCGACCCGGACACCGCCGCCGGTCAGAGCCCGTTCGACCACCACATCTACGTCATCGCCTCCGACGGCGACATCCAGGAAGGGATCAGCCACGAGGCGAGCGCGCTCGCCGGCCATCAACGGCTCGGCAACCTGGTGGTGATCTACGACGACAACGAGATCTCCATCGAGGACGACACCCGGATCGCGCTGAGCGAGGACGTCAGCGCGCGATACGCCGCGTACGGCTGGCATGTGCAGACCGTCGATTGGCGGGCCGGCCGCTCGGCGGCGACCGCTGCCGAGGGCGGCTACCAGGAGGATGTGCCCGCCCTGTACCAGGCGCTACAGGCGGCCAAGGCGGAGACCGACCGGCCGTCGCTGATCTCGCTGCGGACGATCATCGGTTGGCCGGCGCCGAAGAAGCGCAACACCGGCAAGATCCACGGGTCGGCGCTCGGCGCGGAGGAGGCCGCCGCCACCAAGCGAGAGCTGGGCTTCGACCCCGAGGCCGACTTCCCGGTCGACGACGAGGTGCTCAGCCACGCCCGGGGGGCGCTGGAACAGGGCAAATCGCTGCGGGCCGCGTGGCAGGACGAGTTCGACCGGTGGGCACAGGCCGCCCCGGAGCGCCGAGAGCTGTTCGAGCGGATGGCGCAGCGGCGGCTGCCGGCCGGCTGGACCGACGCCCTCCCCAGCTTCGAGGCCGACCCCAAGGGCATCGCCACCCGTGCCGCCTCCGGCAAGGTCTTGGCCGCGCTCGCCGACGCGCTGCCCGAGCTGTGGGGCGGCTCGGCCGACCTGGCCGAGAGCAACAACACCACCATGGCGGGCGAGCCCTCGTTCGTGCCGGCCGACCGCGCGACCGGCGCCTTCCCCGGCCACCCGTACGGGCGGACGCTGCACTTCGGGGTGCGGGAGCACGCGATGGGCGCGATCTGCAACGGGATCGCGCTGCACGGCGGCACCCGACCGTACGGTGGCACGTTCCTGATCTTCAGTGACTACATGCGGCCGGCGGTGCGGCTGGCCGCGCTGATGCAGCTACCGGTGATCTACGTCTGGACCCACGACTCCATCGGCCTCGGTGAGGACGGCCCCACCCACCAGCCGGTGGAGCACCTCAGCGCGCTGCGCGCGATCCCAGGGCTGGATGTGGTCCGGCCGAGCGACGCCAACGAGACGGTGTGGGCGTGGCGGATGGCGCTCACCCACACCGACCGGCCGACCGCGCTGTGCCTCACCCGCCAGCCGGTGCCGACCCTCGACCGCACCGCGCTGGCCAGCGCCGACGGCTTCGCCCGCGGCGGCTACGTGCTCGCCGAGGCGAGCGGCGACGCGCCCGCGGTGATCCTGCTGGGCACCGGGTCCGAGGTGCAGCTGTGCCTGGCCGCCCGGGAGCAGTTGGAGGCCGACGGGGTGCCGACCCGGGTGGTGGCGATGCCGTGTCAAGAATGGTTCCGCGAGCAGGACGCCGGGTACCGGGAACAGGTGCTGCCGAGCGGGGTGCCGGCGCGGGTCAGCGTCGAGGCGGCGATCGCGATGTCGTGGCGGGATCTGGTCGGCGACGCCGGCGAGTGCGTGAGCCTGGAACACTTCGGCGCCAGCGCCCCGTTCCAGGAGATTTACCAGCAGTTCGGGCTGACTGCGGAGCGGGTCGTGGCGGCCGCCCGGCGTTCGCTCGAGCGCGTCGCAGAAAGGGGCGACCAGGGATGA
- the tal gene encoding transaldolase gives MTDRLGELSDAGVAVWLDDLSRERLASGELEQLRAEQHLVGVTTNPTIFAKALSSSELYHAPLRELAVRGVSVDEAARMITTYDVRWACDVMQPAYEATGGLDGRVSIEVDPRLAYRAEPTEAEAKALWWLVDRPNLYIKIPATEAGLPAITAALAAGLSVNVTLIFSLQRYQQVMEAFLTGLEQAREAGHDLSTIASVASFFVSRVDTEVDKRLQAIGGPAAEALLGKAAIANAQLAYQRYERTFDSDRWRALAAAGARPQRPLWASTSVKDPAYRDTAYVEKLVAPGVVNTMPEETLRAFADHGETRPDAVTGAYDAAQRVLDQLAEQGIDYDDVVATLEREGVEKFEASWQELLKTVETQLGAAR, from the coding sequence ATGACGGACCGATTGGGTGAACTCAGCGACGCCGGCGTGGCGGTGTGGCTCGATGACCTTTCCCGGGAGCGACTCGCCTCGGGTGAGTTGGAGCAGCTCCGGGCGGAGCAGCACCTGGTAGGGGTGACCACCAACCCGACCATCTTCGCCAAGGCCCTGTCCAGCTCGGAGCTCTATCACGCGCCGCTGCGGGAGTTGGCGGTGCGCGGGGTCAGCGTCGACGAGGCGGCCCGCATGATCACCACGTACGACGTGCGGTGGGCCTGCGATGTGATGCAGCCCGCGTACGAGGCGACCGGCGGGCTCGACGGCCGGGTCTCGATCGAGGTGGACCCCCGGCTCGCCTACCGGGCCGAGCCGACCGAAGCCGAGGCCAAAGCGCTGTGGTGGCTGGTGGACCGGCCCAACCTGTACATCAAGATCCCAGCGACCGAGGCCGGCCTGCCGGCGATCACTGCGGCGCTCGCCGCCGGGTTGAGCGTCAACGTGACATTGATCTTCTCGCTGCAGCGATACCAGCAGGTCATGGAGGCCTTCCTGACCGGTCTGGAGCAGGCCCGAGAAGCCGGGCACGACCTGTCGACGATCGCCTCGGTCGCCTCCTTCTTCGTCTCCCGGGTCGATACCGAGGTCGACAAGCGGCTGCAGGCGATCGGCGGCCCGGCCGCCGAGGCGCTGCTGGGCAAGGCCGCCATCGCCAACGCACAACTGGCGTACCAGCGCTACGAGCGCACCTTCGACAGCGACCGGTGGCGGGCGCTGGCGGCGGCCGGTGCCCGGCCGCAGCGGCCGCTGTGGGCCTCCACCTCGGTGAAAGACCCCGCCTACCGGGACACCGCCTACGTCGAGAAGCTGGTCGCCCCGGGAGTGGTCAACACCATGCCCGAGGAGACGCTGCGGGCCTTCGCCGACCATGGTGAGACCCGGCCCGACGCGGTGACCGGCGCGTACGACGCCGCCCAGCGCGTCCTCGACCAGCTCGCCGAACAGGGCATCGACTACGACGACGTGGTGGCTACGCTGGAACGCGAAGGCGTGGAGAAGTTCGAGGCGAGCTGGCAGGAGCTACTCAAGACCGTCGAGACCCAGCTGGGGGCGGCCCGGTGA
- a CDS encoding glucose-6-phosphate isomerase, with the protein MTETLEGRTEAAAGLAVWGADTVPGAADVRATLAASGVPAALAAKDPSLWGPDAEPEARIRLGWIDTIARSRELLPQLAELRTELADLDHVVLAGMGGSSLAPEVICRTLDRPLTVLDTTDPQQVRAALADRLATTVVVVSSKSGGTVETDSQRRAYWQAFREAGFTEAETARRMVIVTDPGSSLATTGEQQGSVVILADPDVGGRYSALTAFGLVPATLAGVDVAELLDAAEALLPSLARESDNPALALGAALGAAALGAGGAPVRDKLALVEDGTGIVGIGDWAEQLIAESTGKQGRGLLPVVVEAPTAAGATGDDVLTVTIGGSLPAGAWPGGGVRPHLAVNGPLGAQFLAWEYATAIAGRVLEINPFDQPNVTESKDNTNAILAGGAPPEAPAAVDGAVELYGTDAGTVVEALAEFTAGLGDTGYLAIMAYLDRFGDAAAAQLRPLLATATGRPVTFGWGPRFLHSTGQYHKGGPQVGSFLQITGATTADLAVPAQPYTFGELQTAQAAGDRRALAERDRPVLRLHLTDRAAGLRQLRRAAEQLTQES; encoded by the coding sequence GTGACCGAGACCCTGGAAGGACGCACCGAGGCGGCGGCTGGGCTCGCCGTCTGGGGCGCCGACACGGTGCCCGGCGCCGCTGACGTCCGGGCCACGCTCGCCGCCAGCGGCGTGCCCGCCGCGTTGGCGGCGAAGGACCCGAGCCTGTGGGGCCCGGACGCCGAACCAGAAGCGCGGATCCGGCTGGGGTGGATCGACACCATCGCCCGCAGTCGCGAGCTGCTGCCGCAGCTAGCCGAGCTACGCACCGAACTCGCCGACCTGGATCACGTGGTGTTGGCCGGGATGGGTGGCTCATCGCTGGCGCCGGAGGTGATCTGCCGGACCCTGGACCGGCCGCTGACCGTCCTGGACACCACCGACCCGCAGCAGGTCCGGGCTGCGTTGGCGGACCGGTTGGCCACCACCGTGGTGGTGGTCTCCAGCAAGTCCGGCGGGACCGTGGAGACCGACAGCCAACGCCGGGCCTACTGGCAGGCGTTCCGGGAAGCCGGCTTCACGGAGGCGGAGACCGCCCGGCGGATGGTGATCGTCACCGACCCCGGCTCGTCGCTGGCCACCACCGGGGAGCAGCAGGGCTCGGTCGTGATCCTGGCCGACCCCGACGTCGGCGGACGTTACTCCGCGCTGACCGCCTTCGGGTTGGTGCCGGCGACGCTGGCCGGGGTCGACGTGGCCGAGCTGCTCGACGCGGCCGAGGCGCTGCTGCCGTCGCTCGCCCGCGAATCGGACAACCCCGCGTTGGCGCTCGGGGCGGCGCTCGGCGCCGCCGCGCTCGGCGCCGGCGGCGCCCCGGTACGCGACAAGCTCGCGCTGGTCGAGGACGGCACCGGCATCGTCGGCATCGGCGACTGGGCCGAGCAGTTGATCGCCGAGTCGACCGGGAAGCAGGGCCGCGGGCTGCTGCCGGTGGTCGTCGAGGCTCCGACGGCGGCCGGCGCCACCGGCGACGACGTGCTGACGGTGACGATCGGCGGCTCGCTGCCGGCGGGTGCCTGGCCCGGCGGCGGGGTTCGCCCGCACCTGGCCGTCAATGGCCCGCTCGGAGCCCAGTTCCTCGCCTGGGAGTACGCCACCGCGATCGCCGGCCGGGTGCTCGAGATCAACCCGTTCGACCAGCCCAACGTCACCGAGTCGAAAGACAACACCAACGCCATCCTGGCCGGCGGGGCACCGCCGGAGGCGCCGGCCGCGGTCGACGGCGCGGTCGAGCTGTACGGCACCGACGCCGGCACGGTCGTCGAGGCGCTCGCAGAGTTCACCGCTGGCTTGGGCGACACCGGCTATCTAGCGATCATGGCCTACCTGGACCGGTTCGGTGACGCCGCCGCCGCGCAGCTGCGACCGCTGCTGGCCACGGCCACCGGCCGACCGGTCACCTTCGGCTGGGGGCCGAGGTTCCTCCACTCCACCGGGCAGTACCACAAGGGCGGTCCGCAGGTGGGTTCGTTTCTCCAGATCACCGGCGCGACCACGGCCGACCTGGCGGTGCCGGCGCAGCCCTACACCTTCGGCGAGCTCCAGACCGCCCAGGCCGCCGGGGACCGGCGGGCGCTGGCCGAACGGGACCGGCCGGTGCTGCGGTTGCATCTGACCGACCGGGCGGCCGGGCTGCGTCAGCTGCGGCGCGCCGCCGAACAGCTCACGCAGGAGTCCTGA